A genomic segment from Chitinophaga niabensis encodes:
- a CDS encoding SusC/RagA family TonB-linked outer membrane protein has translation MFTSTLKTGKPRLLLILLVFVCMQASAFAQTVTISGRQLPLKEVFGQLEKQTGYVVFYNAALLGKTKPVSVTAKDMPIEPFLKTIMADQPIDYEINSKTITIKAKATTTTATQNTTPGSKEPPLKGKITDEEGNPLPGASVSVAGTSRGVQTNEKGEFTIEAGSKDVLFVTYIGYDRQVIRVDAVKFPLTVKLAVSKKSMNEVVVIGYGSVKKSDLTGAVSSVKMSDIDNVPVTRVDQMLQGRIAGAEFVSTDGEPGAATTVRIRGTRSISASNEPLYIVDGLMDAIKSLNEINPSDIAAINVLKDASSTAIYGSRGSNGVIIITTKSGADKQGKTAFTFRSDVGISELPRELDIMNATEFAQMQNDRYYFSAAANQTKPLEEYPYPNPLALGEGTDWTREISRSAPYQNYTLSATGGDKTTQYYFSANYNDNQGIIKRSGLQRYQVRLNLDRTISKFVKAGVRFNFSNVKRALNNADIGTNTLWYRSTLFLAPTIAAYKPDGSFNDWNSQWYSGTLFDSPLANVLLKTNDRVEKSLSSMLYLEVKPVKNVTLRSTISYSDYNLNDDQFTPSTMPTRVKANTGAYAYKRSYTDNNILNENTITYRNTWRKRHNFDAMYGFTIQKKNFVNLTASGSGYFVDDVGPNDLSALPSKETVNLGSSLENLARVSHLGRLNYNYDNRYYLTVTMRADGASNFSADNKWAYFPSAAFRWNVMNEPFMKQFSKLDEFAIRLSGGTSGNDAISRYQSLARLASTTGGAIFNGTQPVAYYPSRISNEGLTWEKTTTYNAGIDLSLFNKRLGIVLEAYQSNTSDLLLTVQLPTHVGYGSRLANIGKTSNKGIELTIDHENIRRRNFSWSTTFTIAHNKQMVEDIGGLDRVATYNNAHGAQYMMYGYEKGRPLNALWGMQYAGVWKSNEEIAKDKTEKKWASSAVSYYSPGRQRYIDQNHDGLLDNNDLVYLGNADPKVYGGLQNSFRYKRLYASFYFNYSVGGDIYNPVELFMGTGTYLSNQFRYMVNAWHPVRNPNSDYPRADSKDDIPNDRFVHDATFLRLKNISLGYSFDLSRLTGKKLQSLAFTLSGNNLYLWKYYNGYDPEVSTQSEGSTIRRMDNGAYPAGRTFTFGAELKF, from the coding sequence ATGTTCACATCTACTCTCAAAACGGGGAAACCCCGGCTACTGTTGATACTGCTGGTGTTTGTTTGTATGCAGGCCAGTGCCTTTGCTCAAACAGTGACCATTAGCGGCAGGCAGCTTCCACTGAAAGAGGTCTTTGGCCAGCTGGAAAAACAGACCGGTTATGTAGTGTTCTATAACGCGGCATTACTGGGTAAAACCAAACCCGTTTCTGTGACTGCCAAAGATATGCCTATTGAACCTTTCCTGAAAACGATCATGGCGGATCAGCCTATCGATTACGAGATCAATAGTAAGACCATTACCATCAAAGCAAAAGCAACTACAACCACTGCCACTCAAAACACAACACCTGGATCAAAAGAACCTCCGCTGAAGGGAAAGATAACGGATGAAGAAGGGAATCCACTGCCGGGCGCTTCAGTATCCGTTGCAGGTACTTCACGCGGCGTACAGACGAATGAAAAAGGGGAGTTCACCATAGAAGCGGGCAGTAAGGATGTGCTGTTTGTAACATATATCGGTTACGACCGCCAGGTGATCAGGGTAGATGCGGTTAAGTTCCCGCTGACAGTAAAGCTGGCAGTATCTAAAAAAAGCATGAATGAAGTGGTGGTGATCGGTTATGGCAGTGTGAAGAAAAGCGATCTCACCGGAGCTGTATCCTCCGTGAAGATGTCCGATATCGACAATGTACCGGTAACCCGGGTAGACCAGATGTTGCAGGGCCGGATAGCAGGAGCGGAGTTTGTATCCACGGATGGAGAGCCTGGCGCTGCTACTACGGTACGTATCCGCGGAACGCGTTCCATCTCCGCCAGCAATGAACCTTTATATATCGTAGATGGTTTGATGGATGCCATCAAAAGCCTGAATGAGATCAACCCTTCAGATATAGCTGCCATCAACGTATTGAAAGACGCTTCTTCAACGGCTATCTATGGTTCCCGTGGTAGTAATGGCGTTATTATCATTACCACCAAATCAGGTGCAGATAAACAGGGCAAAACAGCCTTCACTTTCCGTAGCGATGTGGGGATCTCTGAATTACCCCGCGAGCTGGATATTATGAATGCCACGGAGTTTGCCCAGATGCAGAACGACCGTTATTACTTCAGCGCTGCAGCCAACCAAACAAAACCGCTGGAGGAATACCCCTATCCCAATCCTTTAGCCCTGGGAGAAGGTACTGACTGGACGAGGGAGATCTCCCGCAGTGCGCCTTATCAGAACTATACCCTGTCTGCCACAGGAGGTGATAAAACCACTCAATACTATTTTTCTGCCAACTATAACGATAACCAGGGGATCATCAAACGCAGCGGCCTGCAACGTTACCAGGTACGCCTCAACCTGGACAGAACTATCAGCAAATTTGTAAAAGCAGGTGTGCGCTTCAACTTCTCTAATGTAAAACGCGCGCTGAATAACGCAGATATCGGCACCAACACTTTATGGTACCGCTCCACGCTTTTCCTGGCACCCACTATTGCCGCCTATAAACCGGATGGGTCCTTCAACGACTGGAACTCTCAATGGTACAGCGGTACCTTATTTGATTCCCCGCTGGCAAACGTATTGCTGAAAACGAACGACCGGGTAGAAAAGAGCCTTAGCTCTATGTTATACCTGGAAGTAAAACCGGTAAAGAATGTAACACTGCGTTCCACGATCTCTTATTCTGATTACAACCTGAACGACGATCAGTTCACACCATCTACCATGCCTACGCGCGTGAAAGCAAACACCGGTGCTTACGCATACAAACGCAGTTATACAGATAACAATATCCTGAACGAGAACACCATCACGTACCGGAATACCTGGCGCAAACGCCACAATTTCGATGCGATGTACGGCTTCACCATCCAGAAAAAGAATTTTGTGAACCTCACTGCCAGTGGCAGCGGTTACTTTGTGGATGATGTAGGGCCAAACGACCTGTCTGCCCTGCCTTCCAAGGAAACCGTTAACCTGGGTTCTTCGCTTGAGAACCTGGCGCGTGTATCACACCTCGGCCGCCTGAACTATAATTATGACAACAGGTACTATCTGACTGTTACTATGCGGGCAGATGGTGCCTCCAACTTTTCGGCAGATAATAAATGGGCTTATTTCCCTTCTGCTGCATTCCGCTGGAATGTAATGAACGAACCCTTCATGAAGCAGTTCAGCAAACTGGATGAATTTGCTATCCGCCTCAGCGGTGGTACCTCCGGTAATGATGCTATCTCCCGTTATCAGTCGCTGGCCCGCCTGGCCTCCACAACAGGCGGCGCCATTTTCAACGGCACGCAGCCGGTAGCTTATTATCCTTCCCGTATTTCCAATGAAGGCCTTACCTGGGAAAAAACAACTACCTATAATGCCGGTATAGACCTTTCCCTTTTCAATAAACGCCTCGGCATAGTACTGGAAGCTTACCAGAGCAATACCTCAGACCTCCTGCTCACGGTGCAGTTGCCCACACATGTAGGATATGGCTCCCGCCTGGCGAACATCGGTAAAACATCCAATAAAGGAATTGAACTCACTATCGACCATGAGAACATCCGCCGCCGCAATTTTTCCTGGTCCACTACCTTCACCATTGCACATAACAAACAGATGGTGGAAGATATTGGAGGGCTTGACAGGGTGGCTACCTACAATAATGCCCATGGCGCACAGTATATGATGTACGGATATGAGAAAGGCCGTCCGCTGAATGCCCTGTGGGGGATGCAGTACGCCGGTGTGTGGAAAAGCAATGAAGAGATTGCGAAGGATAAAACAGAAAAGAAATGGGCTTCCTCCGCCGTAAGTTATTATTCCCCCGGCCGCCAGCGTTACATTGACCAGAACCATGATGGCCTCCTTGATAATAACGACCTGGTATATCTCGGCAACGCTGATCCCAAAGTATACGGCGGTTTGCAGAATTCCTTCCGTTATAAGCGGTTGTATGCATCTTTCTACTTCAACTATTCCGTTGGAGGAGATATCTATAACCCGGTTGAATTATTCATGGGTACCGGTACTTACCTCAGTAACCAGTTCCGTTATATGGTGAATGCATGGCATCCGGTACGGAACCCCAACTCTGATTATCCAAGGGCAGATTCAAAAGATGATATTCCCAACGACCGTTTTGTACATGACGCTACTTTCCTGCGGCTGAAGAACATATCACTGGGTTACTCTTTTGATCTTTCCCGCCTTACCGGTAAAAAACTACAGTCCCTGGCCTTTACACTCAGCGGTAATAACCTGTACCTCTGGAAGTACTATAATGGGTACGATCCGGAAGTATCCACGCAGAGCGAAGGATCTACCATCCGCCGCATGGATAATGGTGCTTACCCGGCCGGCAGAACGTTCACTTTTGGTGCTGAATTAAAATTCTAA
- a CDS encoding family 78 glycoside hydrolase catalytic domain: MRSIKLVICLLFSIHVSAQSTMQVTALRCEYMREPLGIDTEVPRFTWRLTDTKDTKGQKQTAYRVLVASSKTLLDQNKGDIWDSGETTSGQSALVTFKGRKLRSNEDCYWKVKAADKDGRNTAWSAVARFSMGLLQTTDWKGPWIKHPDAAKEAHIWYRKNFTLDKVTTAFVHVASMGYHELYINGRKADERVLAPALTRIDRRVMYVTYDVTALLKEGKNTIAVWYGPGWSRNEFFGRTIFPSLRVQMNAGTFSLATDASWKCQVSSSKNTGGNQYEDHGAEYIDARQFIPDWHSTAFDDSQWRNAVETNHQVILSAHNMEPARIIETIPAIGVTDTIKGIYKADLGKNYTGWLEVKLHGMSAGDTVKIMVADDPVTIQDWTQGNIYICKGEEGETFRNRFNYTAGRYVNISGLKRKPSPADVKGYVVATDIERTGHFSSSSNLFNKIYETDLWTYRMCTTEGFTADCPHRERLGYGEEVFATAWGIGLPNYQVGAFYTKHVRDWSDVQEHDGWIHHTAPQWNEHYGGPMWSSAGLNVAWEFYRTYGDKKILEANYNTSKRWLEFLHTKSQFGLLEAFFGGGKFLGDWAAPGGRKEFGGTPEATFFNNCVYAMNLSTMIEIAGILGHPEDAVLYSKRLRFLKTRINAQFFDPALNIYMNGDQVQTAFPLMTGIVPEKLYATVLANFREKISAPGAYFDMGSSGLPVLLKFLIEYEEYHEAFASILSKTNEPSYGYFLEMGETTWPEYWSVDVTSKIHTCFTGISSWFIKSLAGIRADPAHPGFQSFLVKPSPVKGITFAEAETTSLYGVIKSSWKKEAGRFTLDVTVPVNAQATVYMPGETVNSFKEVKVIGKENGRTLLQVPSGRYTFVSEN, encoded by the coding sequence ATGCGTTCTATAAAATTAGTCATCTGCCTGTTGTTTTCTATACATGTATCCGCACAAAGCACCATGCAGGTAACAGCACTGCGTTGTGAATATATGCGGGAACCATTAGGGATTGATACAGAAGTACCACGTTTCACATGGAGGTTAACGGATACAAAAGACACAAAAGGCCAGAAACAAACTGCTTACCGGGTATTGGTGGCCAGCAGTAAAACCCTGTTAGATCAAAACAAGGGAGATATCTGGGATAGCGGGGAAACCACATCCGGTCAATCGGCCCTTGTAACATTTAAAGGCAGGAAATTACGCTCCAACGAAGATTGTTACTGGAAAGTAAAAGCAGCAGATAAAGATGGGCGCAATACTGCCTGGAGCGCCGTTGCACGTTTTTCCATGGGGCTGCTGCAAACTACAGACTGGAAAGGGCCATGGATAAAACATCCGGATGCAGCTAAGGAAGCCCATATCTGGTATCGAAAGAACTTCACACTGGATAAAGTGACTACGGCCTTTGTGCATGTGGCATCCATGGGGTATCATGAACTGTACATCAATGGCCGCAAAGCAGACGAACGAGTACTGGCTCCCGCCTTAACACGTATCGACAGAAGAGTGATGTACGTAACGTATGATGTTACGGCACTGTTGAAAGAAGGAAAGAACACGATCGCCGTTTGGTATGGACCGGGATGGTCCCGCAATGAGTTCTTTGGCAGAACCATCTTTCCTTCCCTGAGGGTACAGATGAATGCCGGAACTTTCTCCCTTGCCACAGATGCCAGCTGGAAGTGCCAGGTAAGTTCCAGTAAGAATACAGGAGGAAATCAATATGAAGACCATGGCGCTGAATACATAGACGCACGGCAATTCATACCGGACTGGCATTCAACAGCCTTTGACGACAGCCAATGGCGTAACGCTGTGGAAACAAATCATCAGGTGATTTTATCCGCCCACAATATGGAACCCGCACGGATCATTGAAACAATACCAGCTATCGGGGTTACGGATACCATAAAAGGCATTTATAAAGCAGATCTGGGCAAAAACTATACAGGCTGGCTGGAAGTAAAACTGCATGGGATGTCCGCCGGAGACACGGTGAAGATCATGGTGGCAGACGATCCTGTAACCATCCAGGACTGGACGCAGGGGAACATCTACATTTGTAAAGGAGAAGAAGGGGAAACATTCCGCAACCGCTTCAACTATACCGCTGGTCGTTATGTGAATATCAGCGGGCTGAAACGTAAACCTTCGCCGGCTGATGTAAAGGGCTATGTTGTTGCTACAGACATAGAACGTACCGGCCACTTTTCTTCTTCCAGCAACCTGTTCAATAAGATCTACGAAACCGATCTCTGGACGTACCGGATGTGTACTACAGAAGGTTTTACGGCTGATTGTCCGCACAGGGAACGCCTGGGTTATGGAGAAGAAGTTTTTGCCACCGCCTGGGGCATTGGCCTGCCTAATTACCAGGTAGGCGCATTTTATACCAAACATGTAAGGGACTGGTCTGATGTACAGGAACACGACGGATGGATCCACCACACCGCTCCGCAATGGAATGAACATTATGGCGGGCCCATGTGGAGCAGTGCAGGGCTGAATGTGGCCTGGGAGTTTTACCGTACATACGGTGATAAGAAGATCCTGGAAGCCAATTACAATACCAGTAAAAGATGGCTGGAATTCCTGCATACCAAAAGCCAGTTTGGCCTGCTGGAAGCTTTCTTTGGTGGTGGCAAGTTCCTGGGAGACTGGGCGGCACCCGGCGGAAGGAAAGAGTTTGGCGGTACCCCGGAAGCTACTTTCTTCAATAATTGTGTGTACGCCATGAACCTCAGTACCATGATTGAAATAGCCGGTATCTTAGGGCATCCGGAAGATGCTGTATTGTACAGCAAAAGATTAAGGTTCCTGAAAACCCGCATCAATGCACAGTTCTTTGACCCTGCGTTGAATATCTATATGAACGGGGACCAGGTGCAAACCGCATTCCCTTTAATGACGGGTATTGTTCCTGAAAAGTTATATGCTACTGTACTCGCTAACTTTAGAGAAAAGATCTCTGCACCGGGTGCTTATTTTGATATGGGTAGTTCCGGCCTGCCGGTACTCCTGAAATTCCTGATTGAATATGAGGAATACCATGAAGCATTCGCCAGCATCCTCTCTAAAACCAATGAACCCAGCTATGGATATTTCCTGGAAATGGGAGAAACCACCTGGCCCGAATACTGGAGCGTGGATGTGACCAGTAAGATCCATACCTGCTTCACAGGCATTTCCTCCTGGTTTATCAAAAGCCTGGCCGGTATCCGTGCAGACCCTGCTCACCCCGGCTTCCAGTCCTTCCTGGTAAAACCATCCCCGGTAAAAGGAATAACTTTTGCCGAAGCAGAAACCACTTCATTGTATGGTGTGATCAAAAGCAGTTGGAAAAAGGAGGCTGGCAGGTTTACGCTGGATGTTACAGTACCCGTAAACGCCCAGGCTACTGTTTACATGCCGGGGGAAACGGTGAACAGCTTTAAAGAAGTAAAAGTGATAGGGAAGGAGAACGGGCGTACATTATTACAGGTGCCGTCCGGCAGGTATACCTTTGTTTCAGAGAACTGA
- a CDS encoding FecR family protein, which translates to MNEFESLFRAYMNQSCSEQDKEKLFTLMADKENDARLYEVIDKVMNEAGEEIEIEGERADEILSVLQQAIPQKHKRGRIAAITRWAAAAAVVTGLGTLYWIYPSSKPSESKQQVFTARDIQPASQGAILTLGDGKQVTLDSLQKGVIANQGGTHVSLTQGTIAYDDHRAEEISYNTLSTPKGRLFHLVLPDGSDVWLNAASAVTYPTSFSGKDRVVTLRGEAYFDIKPDAKRPFSVKLADNMEVKVLGTAFNINAYENERVIATTLINGSVRVNAGNNSSILKPGYQANIAHTAPGIQVNRADTSQVLAWKNGIFNFEGADIQAVMKQLERWYDIDVQYENGIPAIVFGGKMDRNLSLSNIMRMLEISDVHCRLEGKKLIIRQ; encoded by the coding sequence ATGAATGAGTTCGAATCACTATTCCGGGCATATATGAACCAATCCTGTTCCGAACAGGATAAAGAAAAGCTGTTTACCCTGATGGCGGACAAGGAAAACGATGCCCGGTTGTATGAGGTGATAGATAAGGTAATGAATGAAGCCGGTGAGGAGATAGAAATAGAAGGGGAACGGGCAGACGAGATCCTGTCTGTATTACAGCAGGCCATTCCTCAAAAGCATAAACGCGGAAGGATAGCAGCTATTACCCGCTGGGCAGCCGCTGCGGCAGTTGTAACAGGCCTTGGTACGCTGTATTGGATCTACCCCTCTTCCAAACCATCTGAAAGCAAACAACAGGTATTTACGGCCCGGGATATACAACCCGCCAGCCAGGGTGCCATCCTCACGCTGGGCGATGGAAAACAGGTAACGCTGGACAGCCTGCAGAAAGGAGTGATCGCCAACCAGGGTGGTACTCATGTATCATTAACACAGGGCACCATTGCTTACGACGATCATCGTGCGGAGGAGATCAGTTATAATACACTGAGTACACCCAAGGGCAGATTATTTCATCTCGTATTGCCGGATGGCAGTGATGTATGGCTGAATGCTGCGAGTGCAGTGACCTATCCCACCAGCTTCTCAGGAAAGGATCGGGTAGTTACACTAAGGGGAGAAGCTTATTTCGATATTAAACCAGACGCAAAAAGGCCTTTTTCAGTAAAACTTGCGGACAATATGGAAGTGAAGGTACTGGGCACTGCCTTCAACATTAACGCATATGAAAATGAACGGGTAATTGCCACTACCCTTATCAACGGGAGTGTACGGGTGAATGCCGGAAATAACAGTTCTATATTGAAACCGGGTTACCAGGCCAACATTGCACATACTGCCCCTGGCATCCAGGTGAATCGCGCAGATACCAGCCAGGTACTGGCCTGGAAGAATGGCATCTTCAATTTTGAAGGAGCGGATATTCAGGCGGTGATGAAACAACTGGAACGCTGGTACGATATAGATGTACAATATGAAAACGGAATACCGGCTATCGTTTTCGGAGGAAAAATGGACAGAAACCTAAGCCTGTCTAATATCATGAGGATGCTGGAGATCTCTGATGTGCATTGCAGGCTGGAAGGAAAAAAACTTATCATCAGACAATAA
- a CDS encoding RNA polymerase sigma factor, translated as MPVQKVSHEMDLLDKVSRGDEKAFGEIFHLYRNKVYTIAYRLTVAAPVAEEILLDVFLQVWLKREELKEVKHFKAWLFTITRNRTFSMLKQMAAQKMAIPIPEDGDDLLLHATEHPGEHLQEKEYRQILRQAVTKLSPQQKKVYTLIKEQGLKREEAANALNIAPETVKRHLSEAMHFIRVYCLARLGMLAALFLLKELL; from the coding sequence ATGCCTGTTCAGAAAGTTAGTCATGAGATGGATCTGCTTGATAAAGTGTCGCGGGGAGATGAAAAGGCTTTTGGTGAGATCTTTCACCTATACCGTAATAAAGTATACACCATCGCCTACAGGCTCACAGTGGCTGCACCTGTGGCTGAAGAGATCCTGCTGGACGTGTTCCTGCAGGTATGGCTGAAAAGGGAAGAGTTAAAGGAAGTGAAGCATTTCAAAGCCTGGCTGTTCACCATCACCCGCAACAGGACCTTCAGCATGCTCAAACAAATGGCTGCACAAAAAATGGCCATCCCCATACCGGAAGACGGAGACGACCTCCTGTTGCATGCCACAGAACACCCGGGCGAACATTTGCAGGAAAAGGAATACCGGCAGATCCTCCGCCAGGCCGTCACTAAATTATCCCCGCAGCAGAAAAAAGTATATACACTCATTAAAGAACAGGGCCTGAAAAGGGAAGAAGCCGCCAATGCATTGAATATTGCCCCTGAAACAGTTAAACGGCATCTCTCTGAAGCCATGCACTTCATCCGCGTCTACTGCCTTGCCAGGCTTGGTATGTTAGCTGCGCTTTTCCTCCTGAAAGAGCTGCTGTAA